The following coding sequences lie in one Kryptolebias marmoratus isolate JLee-2015 linkage group LG5, ASM164957v2, whole genome shotgun sequence genomic window:
- the LOC108246349 gene encoding ATPase family AAA domain-containing protein 2 isoform X3, translating to MVTLRGKGRGDAVQSSGPPQRQLRSAVGSKTPPRPAPETRSRITASRPQGRGVPNGLPAEEETFYVFLLDSETHKDDDPKVFLLDPETHKDEDPKPARNAMRKSSGHQKLSGGRRSGLRRSSRPTKLTSRYQASNALDGFSSNTPSSMLKKMDNMKRKRLVSDNKEGKIYSKAQKRRTPVPPQRDLSDSEDGNGRAVDEDSGNGTAADEDSNSSVNQNLDAKLSRASSLYQGPSSEFQKGTLRISASGPNTTRRGAFRSTRSNHSDDDSTDDEDEKASSKSVKTINLFMKSCRPLGLRTELFSSRRDKMSRGAGLADIDPMAIDQSVGFDSIGGLSGHISALKEMVVFPLLYPEVFDNFKIQPPRGCLFYGPPGTGKTLVARALANECSHGNRKVSFFMRKGADCLSKWVGESERQLRLLFEQAFQKRPSIIFFDEIDGLAPVRSSRQDQIHSSIVSTLLALMDGLDSRGEVVVIGATNRLDSIDPALRRPGRFDREFLFSLPDRESRKEILKIHTRQWKPPPSEEFLDELAEKCVGYCGADIKAVCTEAALCALRRRYPQIYGTSQKLLLDVSSISVSSCDFVTAIRKMKPASQRSTACPAKPLSPVVQPLLGAALRHILEVLQRLFPHAEQGMKRKREPDLTSGILDDGLMSGEEDDATTCSISAPSTSQNKNFLYFARSAVKHPTSHRPRMLLAGRPESGQTSHLAPAVLHALERFTVHSLDSAVLFGVSCTSPEEACAQVFCEAKRTAPSILYIPHIQQWWETAGPALRASFLSLLESIPSFSPILLLATCSIPHQQLDPEIQFLFREEYGEVYTMSVPTRKERTDFFHDLIVNQAAEPPPSNNKTSQTMEILPVAPLPPPRQMSEQERLRLEEQEEDVLRELRLFLRNVTERLMLDRRFKAFTKPVDIEEVPDYLLVIKKPMDLSTLLSNIDEQKYITVSEFMSDADLIWQNALEYNPDSDPLDRHIRHRACALKDTIRAIIRDELDEDFARVCEEIRESRIQRVAALSSRTGRNQLTNGVYRSVFSRNSHGPRETRRKQDRENKAALEQMQMFSRDKAAGAPEEKTPPLVADHNKLKELLNRAVAKTEGAEVEPLEKLYALVAQSIYRHRNNYNKTELIKEMKSAIDSFS from the exons ATGGTGACGCTCCGAGGAAAGGGCAGAGGGGACGCGGTGCAGAGCAGCGGGCCGCCCCAGAGGCAACTCAGGTCGGCCGTGGGCTCCAAGACCCCGCCGAGACCCGCGCCAGAGACCCGGAGCAGGATCACGGCGAGCCGGCCACAGGGGCGAGGAGTTCCCAAT GGCCTTCCTGCTgaagaagaaacattttatgtgtttctgcttgactcagaaacacacaaggATGACGACCCGAAAGTGTTTCTGCTTGAtccagaaacacacaaagatgaAGATCCAAAACCAGCGAGGAACGCCATGAG GAAGTCCTCAGGGCATCAGAAGCTTTCAg GTGGCAGGAGGAGCGGGCTGAGGAGGAGCTCCAGGCCGACCAAACTGACCAGCAGGTATCAGGCATCCAACGCGTTGGATGGCTTCAGCAGCAA CACTCCAAGTTCGATGCTGAAAAAGATGGACAACATGAAGAGAAAGAGACTCGTTAGTGACAACAAAGAAGGA AAGATCTACTCGAAAGCCCAGAAGAGAAGAACACCAGTTCCTCCGCAGAGAGACCTCAGTGACAGCGAGGATGGAAACG gtaGGGCCGTTGATGAGGACAGTGGGAACGGAACAGCTGCAGATGAAGACAGCAACTCCAGCGTGAACCAGAACCTTGATGCCAAACTGAGCCGAGCCTCGTCGCTCTACCAGGGACCCAGCAGCG agtttcagAAAGGAACCCTCCGGATCAGCGCCTCAGGACCAAACACGACCCGCAGAGGAGCCTTCAG ATCCACTCGGTCCAATCACTCTGATGACGACAGCACTGATGATGAGGATGAAAAAGCTTCTAGCAAgtctgtaaaaacaataaatctctTCATGAAGAG CTGCCGCCCACTCGGCCTGCGTACAGAACTTTTTAGTTCTCGCAGAGACAAGATGAGCAGAGGAGCAGGTCTGGCAGACATTGATCCCATGGCCATCGATCAGTCA GTGGGGTTCGACAGCATCGGAGGTCTGTCAGGTCACATTTCAGCTCTGAAAGAAATGGTCGTCTTCCCGCTCCTCTACCCAGAAGTGTTTGACAACTTCAAGATTCAGCCTCCCAG AGGTTGCCTGTTTTATGGCCCTCCTGGCACCGGGAAAACGCTGGTTGCCCGGGCATTGGCCAATGAGTGCAGCCATGGCAACAGGAAGGTGTCCTTCTTTATGAGGAAAGGAGCCGACTGCCTCAGCAAGTGGGTGGGGGAGTCAGAGAGGCAGCTGCGGCTGCTGTTTGAACAG GCTTTTCAGAAGCGTCCTTCTATCATCTTCTTTGATGAGATTGATGGTTTGGCTCCTGTTCGATCCAGCAGACAAGATCAGATTCACAG ttCAATCGTGTCGACTCTTCTGGCACTGATGGATGGACTGGACAGCCGAGGGGAAGTGGTGGTGATCGGAGCGACAAACCGGTTGGACTCCATCGACCCGGCACTGCGGCGTCCTGGGCGCTTTGACCGAGAGTTCCTGTTCAGCCTTCCTGACAGAGAA tctcGTAAAGAGATCCTAAAGATTCACACCCGGCAGTGGAAACCTCCTCCATCTGAGGAGTTTCTGGATGAATTAGCTGAAAAATGTGTTG GTTACTGTGGCGCTGACATCAAAGCGGTGTGCACTGAGGCGGCACTGTGTGCGCTGCGTCGCCGGTACCCACAGATCTACGGAACCTCCCAGAAGCTTCTGCTGGACGTTTCCTCCATCTCTGTCAGCAGCTGCGACTTTGTTACAGCCATCAGGAAGATGAAACCTGCGTCGCAGCGCTCCACCGCCTGTCCAGCCAAACCTCTGTCCCCTGTTGTCCAACCCCTGCTGGGCGCCGCCCTCCGCCACATCCTGGAAGTCCTGCAGAGGCTGTTTCCACACGCCGAGCAGGggatgaagaggaagagagagcCGG ATCTGACTTCTGGTATCCTTGACGACGGTCTGATGAGTGGAGAAGAAGACGATGCCACAACCTGCAGCATCTCTGCACCCTCCACCTCCCAGAACAAAAACTTTCTGTACTTTGCCAG AAGTGCAGTCAAACACCCAACGTCTCACCGCCCCCGGATGCTCCTGGCAGGTCGCCCTGAATCCGGTCAGACCTCCCACCTGGCCCCCGCCGTTCTGCACGCTCTGGAGCGTTTCACAGTTCACAGCCTGGACTCCGCCGTGCTGTTTGGAGTCAGCTGCACCTCCCCAGAAGAAGCCTGTGCACAG GTGTTCTGCGAGGCCAAGCGGACAGCTCCCAGCATCCTCTACATCCCTCACATCCAGCAGTGGTGGGAGACGGCGGGGCCGGCACTCAGGGCCTCTTTTCTCAGCTTGCTGGAAAGCATCCCCTCATTTTCTCCTATCCTTCTCCTCGCCACCTGTAGCATCCCCCATCAGCAACTGGACCCAGAG ATTCAGTTTCTGTTTCGGGAGGAGTATGGGGAGGTGTACACAATGAGTGTTCCCACCAGGAAGGAGAGAACAGATTTCTTCCATGATCTCATTGTGAACCAGGCAGCCGAGCCTCCACCctccaacaataaaacat CTCAGACCATGGAGATCCTCCCTgtggctcctcttcctccccctcgcCAGATGTCCGAGCAGGAGCGCCTCCgtctggaggagcaggaggaggacgTGCTGAGGGAGCTCCGTCTCTTCCTCCGTAACGTCACGGAGCGCCTGATGCTGGACCGCCGCTTCAAGGCCTTCACCAAACCAGTTGACATCGAGGAA GTCCCAGACTACCTGTTGGTGATCAAGAAGCCCATGGATCTTTCCACGCTGCTGAGCAACATCGATGAGCAGAAATACATCACCGTCAGTGAATTCATGTCAGACGCAGACCTCATCTGGCAAAATGCTCTTGAATACAACCCTGACAGCGACCCACTGG ATCGCCACATCCGCCATCGCGCCTGCGCCCTGAAGGACACGATTCGAGCCATCATCAGAGACGAACTGGACGAAGACTTTGCAAGAGTCTGCGAAGAAATCAGAGAGTCTCGAATCCAAAGAg TGGCAGCGTTATCATCCAGGACTGGAAGGAACCAACTGACCAACGGTGTCTACAGATCAGTGTTCTCCAGAAACAGCCACGGCCCACGAG AGACACGCAGGAAGCAGGACAGAGAGAACAAGGCTGCCCTGGAACAAatgcagatgttcagcaggGATAAAGCTGCGGGGGCTCCTGAAGAGAAAACACCTCCACTGGTAGCTGACCATAACAAACTAAAG gaacTGCTGAACAGAGCTGTGGCTAAAACCGAAGGAGCTGAGGTGGAGCCACTGGAGAAACTTTATGCTCTTGTGGCTCAGAGCAtctacagacacagaaacaactACAATAAGACAGAACTCATTAAG gaaATGAAGTCAGCGATTGACAGCTTCTCCTGA
- the LOC108246349 gene encoding ATPase family AAA domain-containing protein 2 isoform X1, whose translation MVTLRGKGRGDAVQSSGPPQRQLRSAVGSKTPPRPAPETRSRITASRPQGRGVPNGLPAEEETFYVFLLDSETHKDDDPKVFLLDPETHKDEDPKPARNAMRKSSGHQKLSGGRRSGLRRSSRPTKLTSRYQASNALDGFSSNTPSSMLKKMDNMKRKRLVSDNKEGKIYSKAQKRRTPVPPQRDLSDSEDGNGRAVDEDSGNGTAADEDSNSSVNQNLDAKLSRASSLYQGPSSEFQKGTLRISASGPNTTRRGAFRSTRSNHSDDDSTDDEDEKASSKSVKTINLFMKSCRPLGLRTELFSSRRDKMSRGAGLADIDPMAIDQSVGFDSIGGLSGHISALKEMVVFPLLYPEVFDNFKIQPPRGCLFYGPPGTGKTLVARALANECSHGNRKVSFFMRKGADCLSKWVGESERQLRLLFEQAFQKRPSIIFFDEIDGLAPVRSSRQDQIHSSIVSTLLALMDGLDSRGEVVVIGATNRLDSIDPALRRPGRFDREFLFSLPDRESRKEILKIHTRQWKPPPSEEFLDELAEKCVGYCGADIKAVCTEAALCALRRRYPQIYGTSQKLLLDVSSISVSSCDFVTAIRKMKPASQRSTACPAKPLSPVVQPLLGAALRHILEVLQRLFPHAEQGMKRKREPDLTSGILDDGLMSGEEDDATTCSISAPSTSQNKNFLYFARSAVKHPTSHRPRMLLAGRPESGQTSHLAPAVLHALERFTVHSLDSAVLFGVSCTSPEEACAQVFCEAKRTAPSILYIPHIQQWWETAGPALRASFLSLLESIPSFSPILLLATCSIPHQQLDPEIQFLFREEYGEVYTMSVPTRKERTDFFHDLIVNQAAEPPPSNNKTSQTMEILPVAPLPPPRQMSEQERLRLEEQEEDVLRELRLFLRNVTERLMLDRRFKAFTKPVDIEEVPDYLLVIKKPMDLSTLLSNIDEQKYITVSEFMSDADLIWQNALEYNPDSDPLDRHIRHRACALKDTIRAIIRDELDEDFARVCEEIRESRIQRVAALSSRTGRNQLTNGVYRSVFSRNSHGPRARKKKRYKKARKSKWSNGVIRKPKKKKPPASASNTSSSSSSSKANSDSSTEEVRGVKTRVVNGSAGLSSSSMSESSDEEQSQRTVNAVTRTHNVLVNGFNHPKLPRLPRRTPKRRLNLRPRTRSSETAPAPLRTLKRAYLNKLETRRKQDRENKAALEQMQMFSRDKAAGAPEEKTPPLVADHNKLKELLNRAVAKTEGAEVEPLEKLYALVAQSIYRHRNNYNKTELIKEMKSAIDSFS comes from the exons ATGGTGACGCTCCGAGGAAAGGGCAGAGGGGACGCGGTGCAGAGCAGCGGGCCGCCCCAGAGGCAACTCAGGTCGGCCGTGGGCTCCAAGACCCCGCCGAGACCCGCGCCAGAGACCCGGAGCAGGATCACGGCGAGCCGGCCACAGGGGCGAGGAGTTCCCAAT GGCCTTCCTGCTgaagaagaaacattttatgtgtttctgcttgactcagaaacacacaaggATGACGACCCGAAAGTGTTTCTGCTTGAtccagaaacacacaaagatgaAGATCCAAAACCAGCGAGGAACGCCATGAG GAAGTCCTCAGGGCATCAGAAGCTTTCAg GTGGCAGGAGGAGCGGGCTGAGGAGGAGCTCCAGGCCGACCAAACTGACCAGCAGGTATCAGGCATCCAACGCGTTGGATGGCTTCAGCAGCAA CACTCCAAGTTCGATGCTGAAAAAGATGGACAACATGAAGAGAAAGAGACTCGTTAGTGACAACAAAGAAGGA AAGATCTACTCGAAAGCCCAGAAGAGAAGAACACCAGTTCCTCCGCAGAGAGACCTCAGTGACAGCGAGGATGGAAACG gtaGGGCCGTTGATGAGGACAGTGGGAACGGAACAGCTGCAGATGAAGACAGCAACTCCAGCGTGAACCAGAACCTTGATGCCAAACTGAGCCGAGCCTCGTCGCTCTACCAGGGACCCAGCAGCG agtttcagAAAGGAACCCTCCGGATCAGCGCCTCAGGACCAAACACGACCCGCAGAGGAGCCTTCAG ATCCACTCGGTCCAATCACTCTGATGACGACAGCACTGATGATGAGGATGAAAAAGCTTCTAGCAAgtctgtaaaaacaataaatctctTCATGAAGAG CTGCCGCCCACTCGGCCTGCGTACAGAACTTTTTAGTTCTCGCAGAGACAAGATGAGCAGAGGAGCAGGTCTGGCAGACATTGATCCCATGGCCATCGATCAGTCA GTGGGGTTCGACAGCATCGGAGGTCTGTCAGGTCACATTTCAGCTCTGAAAGAAATGGTCGTCTTCCCGCTCCTCTACCCAGAAGTGTTTGACAACTTCAAGATTCAGCCTCCCAG AGGTTGCCTGTTTTATGGCCCTCCTGGCACCGGGAAAACGCTGGTTGCCCGGGCATTGGCCAATGAGTGCAGCCATGGCAACAGGAAGGTGTCCTTCTTTATGAGGAAAGGAGCCGACTGCCTCAGCAAGTGGGTGGGGGAGTCAGAGAGGCAGCTGCGGCTGCTGTTTGAACAG GCTTTTCAGAAGCGTCCTTCTATCATCTTCTTTGATGAGATTGATGGTTTGGCTCCTGTTCGATCCAGCAGACAAGATCAGATTCACAG ttCAATCGTGTCGACTCTTCTGGCACTGATGGATGGACTGGACAGCCGAGGGGAAGTGGTGGTGATCGGAGCGACAAACCGGTTGGACTCCATCGACCCGGCACTGCGGCGTCCTGGGCGCTTTGACCGAGAGTTCCTGTTCAGCCTTCCTGACAGAGAA tctcGTAAAGAGATCCTAAAGATTCACACCCGGCAGTGGAAACCTCCTCCATCTGAGGAGTTTCTGGATGAATTAGCTGAAAAATGTGTTG GTTACTGTGGCGCTGACATCAAAGCGGTGTGCACTGAGGCGGCACTGTGTGCGCTGCGTCGCCGGTACCCACAGATCTACGGAACCTCCCAGAAGCTTCTGCTGGACGTTTCCTCCATCTCTGTCAGCAGCTGCGACTTTGTTACAGCCATCAGGAAGATGAAACCTGCGTCGCAGCGCTCCACCGCCTGTCCAGCCAAACCTCTGTCCCCTGTTGTCCAACCCCTGCTGGGCGCCGCCCTCCGCCACATCCTGGAAGTCCTGCAGAGGCTGTTTCCACACGCCGAGCAGGggatgaagaggaagagagagcCGG ATCTGACTTCTGGTATCCTTGACGACGGTCTGATGAGTGGAGAAGAAGACGATGCCACAACCTGCAGCATCTCTGCACCCTCCACCTCCCAGAACAAAAACTTTCTGTACTTTGCCAG AAGTGCAGTCAAACACCCAACGTCTCACCGCCCCCGGATGCTCCTGGCAGGTCGCCCTGAATCCGGTCAGACCTCCCACCTGGCCCCCGCCGTTCTGCACGCTCTGGAGCGTTTCACAGTTCACAGCCTGGACTCCGCCGTGCTGTTTGGAGTCAGCTGCACCTCCCCAGAAGAAGCCTGTGCACAG GTGTTCTGCGAGGCCAAGCGGACAGCTCCCAGCATCCTCTACATCCCTCACATCCAGCAGTGGTGGGAGACGGCGGGGCCGGCACTCAGGGCCTCTTTTCTCAGCTTGCTGGAAAGCATCCCCTCATTTTCTCCTATCCTTCTCCTCGCCACCTGTAGCATCCCCCATCAGCAACTGGACCCAGAG ATTCAGTTTCTGTTTCGGGAGGAGTATGGGGAGGTGTACACAATGAGTGTTCCCACCAGGAAGGAGAGAACAGATTTCTTCCATGATCTCATTGTGAACCAGGCAGCCGAGCCTCCACCctccaacaataaaacat CTCAGACCATGGAGATCCTCCCTgtggctcctcttcctccccctcgcCAGATGTCCGAGCAGGAGCGCCTCCgtctggaggagcaggaggaggacgTGCTGAGGGAGCTCCGTCTCTTCCTCCGTAACGTCACGGAGCGCCTGATGCTGGACCGCCGCTTCAAGGCCTTCACCAAACCAGTTGACATCGAGGAA GTCCCAGACTACCTGTTGGTGATCAAGAAGCCCATGGATCTTTCCACGCTGCTGAGCAACATCGATGAGCAGAAATACATCACCGTCAGTGAATTCATGTCAGACGCAGACCTCATCTGGCAAAATGCTCTTGAATACAACCCTGACAGCGACCCACTGG ATCGCCACATCCGCCATCGCGCCTGCGCCCTGAAGGACACGATTCGAGCCATCATCAGAGACGAACTGGACGAAGACTTTGCAAGAGTCTGCGAAGAAATCAGAGAGTCTCGAATCCAAAGAg TGGCAGCGTTATCATCCAGGACTGGAAGGAACCAACTGACCAACGGTGTCTACAGATCAGTGTTCTCCAGAAACAGCCACGGCCCACGAG CACGTAAGAAAAAGCGTTACAAAAAGGCTCGAAAATCCAAGTGGAGCAACGGAGTCATTAGGAAACCCAAGAAAAAGAAGCCCCCGGCCTCAGCCTCGaatacctcctcctcctcctcgtccagCAAAGCCAATTCTGACTCGAGCACCGAGGAAGTCAGAGGTGTCAAAACCAGAGTGGTGAATGGTTCAGCTGGTCTGAGCTCATCCAGCATGTCAGAGAGCAGCGATGAGGAGCAGAGTCAGCGTACCGTAAACGCTGTCACCAGAACCCACAACGTCCTCGTGAACGGATTCAATCACCCCAAACTGCCCCGGCTGCCCCGAAGAACCCCCAAACGTAGGCTGAACCTCAGGCCTCGAACACGGTCCTCAGAGACTGCCCCGGCCCCACTGAGGACGTTAAAGAGggcttatttaaacaaattag AGACACGCAGGAAGCAGGACAGAGAGAACAAGGCTGCCCTGGAACAAatgcagatgttcagcaggGATAAAGCTGCGGGGGCTCCTGAAGAGAAAACACCTCCACTGGTAGCTGACCATAACAAACTAAAG gaacTGCTGAACAGAGCTGTGGCTAAAACCGAAGGAGCTGAGGTGGAGCCACTGGAGAAACTTTATGCTCTTGTGGCTCAGAGCAtctacagacacagaaacaactACAATAAGACAGAACTCATTAAG gaaATGAAGTCAGCGATTGACAGCTTCTCCTGA
- the LOC108246349 gene encoding ATPase family AAA domain-containing protein 2 isoform X2 gives MVTLRGKGRGDAVQSSGPPQRQLRSAVGSKTPPRPAPETRSRITASRPQGRGVPNGLPAEEETFYVFLLDSETHKDDDPKVFLLDPETHKDEDPKPARNAMRKSSGHQKLSGGRRSGLRRSSRPTKLTSRYQASNALDGFSSNTPSSMLKKMDNMKRKRLVSDNKEGKIYSKAQKRRTPVPPQRDLSDSEDGNGRAVDEDSGNGTAADEDSNSSVNQNLDAKLSRASSLYQGPSSEFQKGTLRISASGPNTTRRGAFRSTRSNHSDDDSTDDEDEKASSNCRPLGLRTELFSSRRDKMSRGAGLADIDPMAIDQSVGFDSIGGLSGHISALKEMVVFPLLYPEVFDNFKIQPPRGCLFYGPPGTGKTLVARALANECSHGNRKVSFFMRKGADCLSKWVGESERQLRLLFEQAFQKRPSIIFFDEIDGLAPVRSSRQDQIHSSIVSTLLALMDGLDSRGEVVVIGATNRLDSIDPALRRPGRFDREFLFSLPDRESRKEILKIHTRQWKPPPSEEFLDELAEKCVGYCGADIKAVCTEAALCALRRRYPQIYGTSQKLLLDVSSISVSSCDFVTAIRKMKPASQRSTACPAKPLSPVVQPLLGAALRHILEVLQRLFPHAEQGMKRKREPDLTSGILDDGLMSGEEDDATTCSISAPSTSQNKNFLYFARSAVKHPTSHRPRMLLAGRPESGQTSHLAPAVLHALERFTVHSLDSAVLFGVSCTSPEEACAQVFCEAKRTAPSILYIPHIQQWWETAGPALRASFLSLLESIPSFSPILLLATCSIPHQQLDPEIQFLFREEYGEVYTMSVPTRKERTDFFHDLIVNQAAEPPPSNNKTSQTMEILPVAPLPPPRQMSEQERLRLEEQEEDVLRELRLFLRNVTERLMLDRRFKAFTKPVDIEEVPDYLLVIKKPMDLSTLLSNIDEQKYITVSEFMSDADLIWQNALEYNPDSDPLDRHIRHRACALKDTIRAIIRDELDEDFARVCEEIRESRIQRVAALSSRTGRNQLTNGVYRSVFSRNSHGPRARKKKRYKKARKSKWSNGVIRKPKKKKPPASASNTSSSSSSSKANSDSSTEEVRGVKTRVVNGSAGLSSSSMSESSDEEQSQRTVNAVTRTHNVLVNGFNHPKLPRLPRRTPKRRLNLRPRTRSSETAPAPLRTLKRAYLNKLETRRKQDRENKAALEQMQMFSRDKAAGAPEEKTPPLVADHNKLKELLNRAVAKTEGAEVEPLEKLYALVAQSIYRHRNNYNKTELIKEMKSAIDSFS, from the exons ATGGTGACGCTCCGAGGAAAGGGCAGAGGGGACGCGGTGCAGAGCAGCGGGCCGCCCCAGAGGCAACTCAGGTCGGCCGTGGGCTCCAAGACCCCGCCGAGACCCGCGCCAGAGACCCGGAGCAGGATCACGGCGAGCCGGCCACAGGGGCGAGGAGTTCCCAAT GGCCTTCCTGCTgaagaagaaacattttatgtgtttctgcttgactcagaaacacacaaggATGACGACCCGAAAGTGTTTCTGCTTGAtccagaaacacacaaagatgaAGATCCAAAACCAGCGAGGAACGCCATGAG GAAGTCCTCAGGGCATCAGAAGCTTTCAg GTGGCAGGAGGAGCGGGCTGAGGAGGAGCTCCAGGCCGACCAAACTGACCAGCAGGTATCAGGCATCCAACGCGTTGGATGGCTTCAGCAGCAA CACTCCAAGTTCGATGCTGAAAAAGATGGACAACATGAAGAGAAAGAGACTCGTTAGTGACAACAAAGAAGGA AAGATCTACTCGAAAGCCCAGAAGAGAAGAACACCAGTTCCTCCGCAGAGAGACCTCAGTGACAGCGAGGATGGAAACG gtaGGGCCGTTGATGAGGACAGTGGGAACGGAACAGCTGCAGATGAAGACAGCAACTCCAGCGTGAACCAGAACCTTGATGCCAAACTGAGCCGAGCCTCGTCGCTCTACCAGGGACCCAGCAGCG agtttcagAAAGGAACCCTCCGGATCAGCGCCTCAGGACCAAACACGACCCGCAGAGGAGCCTTCAG ATCCACTCGGTCCAATCACTCTGATGACGACAGCACTGATGATGAGGATGAAAAAGCTTCTAGCAA CTGCCGCCCACTCGGCCTGCGTACAGAACTTTTTAGTTCTCGCAGAGACAAGATGAGCAGAGGAGCAGGTCTGGCAGACATTGATCCCATGGCCATCGATCAGTCA GTGGGGTTCGACAGCATCGGAGGTCTGTCAGGTCACATTTCAGCTCTGAAAGAAATGGTCGTCTTCCCGCTCCTCTACCCAGAAGTGTTTGACAACTTCAAGATTCAGCCTCCCAG AGGTTGCCTGTTTTATGGCCCTCCTGGCACCGGGAAAACGCTGGTTGCCCGGGCATTGGCCAATGAGTGCAGCCATGGCAACAGGAAGGTGTCCTTCTTTATGAGGAAAGGAGCCGACTGCCTCAGCAAGTGGGTGGGGGAGTCAGAGAGGCAGCTGCGGCTGCTGTTTGAACAG GCTTTTCAGAAGCGTCCTTCTATCATCTTCTTTGATGAGATTGATGGTTTGGCTCCTGTTCGATCCAGCAGACAAGATCAGATTCACAG ttCAATCGTGTCGACTCTTCTGGCACTGATGGATGGACTGGACAGCCGAGGGGAAGTGGTGGTGATCGGAGCGACAAACCGGTTGGACTCCATCGACCCGGCACTGCGGCGTCCTGGGCGCTTTGACCGAGAGTTCCTGTTCAGCCTTCCTGACAGAGAA tctcGTAAAGAGATCCTAAAGATTCACACCCGGCAGTGGAAACCTCCTCCATCTGAGGAGTTTCTGGATGAATTAGCTGAAAAATGTGTTG GTTACTGTGGCGCTGACATCAAAGCGGTGTGCACTGAGGCGGCACTGTGTGCGCTGCGTCGCCGGTACCCACAGATCTACGGAACCTCCCAGAAGCTTCTGCTGGACGTTTCCTCCATCTCTGTCAGCAGCTGCGACTTTGTTACAGCCATCAGGAAGATGAAACCTGCGTCGCAGCGCTCCACCGCCTGTCCAGCCAAACCTCTGTCCCCTGTTGTCCAACCCCTGCTGGGCGCCGCCCTCCGCCACATCCTGGAAGTCCTGCAGAGGCTGTTTCCACACGCCGAGCAGGggatgaagaggaagagagagcCGG ATCTGACTTCTGGTATCCTTGACGACGGTCTGATGAGTGGAGAAGAAGACGATGCCACAACCTGCAGCATCTCTGCACCCTCCACCTCCCAGAACAAAAACTTTCTGTACTTTGCCAG AAGTGCAGTCAAACACCCAACGTCTCACCGCCCCCGGATGCTCCTGGCAGGTCGCCCTGAATCCGGTCAGACCTCCCACCTGGCCCCCGCCGTTCTGCACGCTCTGGAGCGTTTCACAGTTCACAGCCTGGACTCCGCCGTGCTGTTTGGAGTCAGCTGCACCTCCCCAGAAGAAGCCTGTGCACAG GTGTTCTGCGAGGCCAAGCGGACAGCTCCCAGCATCCTCTACATCCCTCACATCCAGCAGTGGTGGGAGACGGCGGGGCCGGCACTCAGGGCCTCTTTTCTCAGCTTGCTGGAAAGCATCCCCTCATTTTCTCCTATCCTTCTCCTCGCCACCTGTAGCATCCCCCATCAGCAACTGGACCCAGAG ATTCAGTTTCTGTTTCGGGAGGAGTATGGGGAGGTGTACACAATGAGTGTTCCCACCAGGAAGGAGAGAACAGATTTCTTCCATGATCTCATTGTGAACCAGGCAGCCGAGCCTCCACCctccaacaataaaacat CTCAGACCATGGAGATCCTCCCTgtggctcctcttcctccccctcgcCAGATGTCCGAGCAGGAGCGCCTCCgtctggaggagcaggaggaggacgTGCTGAGGGAGCTCCGTCTCTTCCTCCGTAACGTCACGGAGCGCCTGATGCTGGACCGCCGCTTCAAGGCCTTCACCAAACCAGTTGACATCGAGGAA GTCCCAGACTACCTGTTGGTGATCAAGAAGCCCATGGATCTTTCCACGCTGCTGAGCAACATCGATGAGCAGAAATACATCACCGTCAGTGAATTCATGTCAGACGCAGACCTCATCTGGCAAAATGCTCTTGAATACAACCCTGACAGCGACCCACTGG ATCGCCACATCCGCCATCGCGCCTGCGCCCTGAAGGACACGATTCGAGCCATCATCAGAGACGAACTGGACGAAGACTTTGCAAGAGTCTGCGAAGAAATCAGAGAGTCTCGAATCCAAAGAg TGGCAGCGTTATCATCCAGGACTGGAAGGAACCAACTGACCAACGGTGTCTACAGATCAGTGTTCTCCAGAAACAGCCACGGCCCACGAG CACGTAAGAAAAAGCGTTACAAAAAGGCTCGAAAATCCAAGTGGAGCAACGGAGTCATTAGGAAACCCAAGAAAAAGAAGCCCCCGGCCTCAGCCTCGaatacctcctcctcctcctcgtccagCAAAGCCAATTCTGACTCGAGCACCGAGGAAGTCAGAGGTGTCAAAACCAGAGTGGTGAATGGTTCAGCTGGTCTGAGCTCATCCAGCATGTCAGAGAGCAGCGATGAGGAGCAGAGTCAGCGTACCGTAAACGCTGTCACCAGAACCCACAACGTCCTCGTGAACGGATTCAATCACCCCAAACTGCCCCGGCTGCCCCGAAGAACCCCCAAACGTAGGCTGAACCTCAGGCCTCGAACACGGTCCTCAGAGACTGCCCCGGCCCCACTGAGGACGTTAAAGAGggcttatttaaacaaattag AGACACGCAGGAAGCAGGACAGAGAGAACAAGGCTGCCCTGGAACAAatgcagatgttcagcaggGATAAAGCTGCGGGGGCTCCTGAAGAGAAAACACCTCCACTGGTAGCTGACCATAACAAACTAAAG gaacTGCTGAACAGAGCTGTGGCTAAAACCGAAGGAGCTGAGGTGGAGCCACTGGAGAAACTTTATGCTCTTGTGGCTCAGAGCAtctacagacacagaaacaactACAATAAGACAGAACTCATTAAG gaaATGAAGTCAGCGATTGACAGCTTCTCCTGA